A stretch of Komagataella phaffii GS115 chromosome 2, complete sequence DNA encodes these proteins:
- a CDS encoding Alkaline phosphatase specific for p-nitrophenyl phosphate — protein MATKIDSKESAVGLLAAYDTFLFDCDGVLWLGDHLLPHVVETLELLRSLKKKVIFVTNNSTKSRRQYTAKFAKFGLNVTEEEIFGSAYASAVYLSTIVALPKERKVWVLGQSGIEDELHQLGYETLGGSDPELDREFNSESPLLNVDPTVGAVVAGLDIKVNYYRLAATLQYLRDPKVEFVATNIDSTYPQKGRVLPGAGSIVESAACASGRQPVACGKPSQGMMAAIKAVHQFDPSKAIMVGDRLNTDMKFGRDGGLATLLVLTGIETKEGLDSLAPNLKPTFYAEKLGDLFLHSK, from the coding sequence ATGGCTACCAAGATTGACTCAAAGGAGTCAGCTGTTGGACTATTAGCGGCCTATGAcacttttctctttgacTGCGACGGTGTGCTATGGTTAGGTGATCATTTGCTGCCCCACGTCGTCGAAACTTTGGAACTTTTGCgatctttgaagaaaaaagtgATATTTGTCACTAACAATTCCACGAAATCTCGAAGACAATACACTGCCAAGTTCGCCAAATTCGGATTAAATGTCACAGAGGAGGAAATATTCGGGTCTGCATACGCTTCAGCTGTTTACTTGTCGACCATTGTGGCTCTTCCTAAAGAGCGTAAAGTTTGGGTTCTGGGCCAGTCGGGAATAGAGGACGAGCTGCATCAGCTCGGTTATGAAACTCTGGGTGGATCTGACCCGGAATTAGATAGAGAGTTCAACTCCGAGTCTCCACTATTGAACGTTGATCCTACTGTCGGAGCTGTTGTAGCTGGTTTAGATATCAAGGTCAACTACTACAGATTGGCTGCTACACTTCAATACTTGAGAGATCCAAAGGTAGAGTTTGTGGCTACAAACATTGATTCCACTTACCCACAAAAGGGCAGAGTTTTGCCTGGGGCAGGGTCAATTGTTGAGTCTGCTGCTTGTGCTTCGGGAAGACAGCCCGTTGCTTGTGGGAAACCCAGCCAAGGGATGATGGCAGCAATTAAAGCTGTTCATCAGTTTGATCCCAGTAAAGCAATTATGGTAGGCGACCGGCTGAATACTGACATGaagtttggaagagatGGAGGGCTGGCCACATTATTGGTCTTAACAGGAATTGAAACCAAGGAAGGTCTAGACTCTTTGGCTCCCAATTTGAAACCTACATTCTATGCTGAGAAGCTAGGGGACCTGTTTTTGCATAGCAAATAA
- a CDS encoding Phosphorelay intermediate protein, which yields MANDISVLEDSELINLNIFTELLVMDEDEEDFSQGLITTFVEQATAIFQQIEEALANPTKTDQDLVNLGNLGHYLKGSAAALGLSKIQYECEKIQNFGAKTPLDGIGPKSLTGTPEEINESWCQCIQDSLENAKEYFGQTRKLLAQYYGVGI from the coding sequence ATGGCTAACGACATATCAGTATTAGAGGACTCGGAGTTGATCAACCTCAACATCTTTACGGAATTGCTAGTCAtggacgaagatgaagaggattTTTCCCAAGGGTTGATCACCACTTTTGTTGAACAGGCTACGGcaatctttcaacagatAGAAGAGGCATTGGCAAATCCCACAAAGACTGACCAAGACTTGGTTAATTTGGGAAACCTGGGTCACTATCTTAAAGGCTCAGCTGCTGCCTTGGGTCTGAGCAAAATCCAGTATGAGTGTGAGAAAAtacaaaactttggagCCAAGACTCCATTGGATGGCATAGGGCCGAAGTCATTGACGGGCACTCCAGAGGAGATCAATGAAAGCTGGTGTCAATGTATTCAGGactctttggaaaatgcTAAGGAATATTTTGGACAGACAAGAAAGCTATTGGCGCAGTATTATGGAGTAGGTATCTAG